A window of Plutella xylostella chromosome 19, ilPluXylo3.1, whole genome shotgun sequence contains these coding sequences:
- the LOC125488444 gene encoding peroxisomal leader peptide-processing protease-like, with translation MRDWTIYKTAGNKSIIVTFSSSKQLIGIVVCSVSWWRGEWVGLTLVAPLRAVLAAKLRLNDAVKEPPPPAKHLKILESIDSSLVLVRCGAAWGAGVYLGGGYVVTCAHVVRNYSSAKVSLYARGVKETAIVRYKTADDKAYDLALLFSNPENWTHLVPAHFSTETIKKGEPVLAAGFPFFNENNLEDLRPTVTSGHANNVSPSMIQTSCCVQSGFSGGAIYRITASSRVEVLGIIVCNAKTETGACFPYINMAVPASTFVHLLHTYMHDKDADKLKCIESDKEIIQSQWRLMPYRSKI, from the exons Atgag GGATTGGACTATTTATAAAACTGCGGGTAATAAGTCCATAATTGTAACATTCTCTTCCAGTAAACAACTGATCGGCATAGTAGTCTGCAGCGTGTCGTGGTGGCGCGGCGAGTGGGTGGGGCTCACGCTGGTGGCGCCGCTGCGCGCCGTGCTCGCCGCCAAGCTGCGCCTTAATGACGCGGTTAAAGAGCCACCACCGCCGGCCAAGCATCTGAAGATACTGG AGAGTATAGACTCGTCGCTAGTGCTAGTTCGCTGCGGCGCCGCGTGGGGCGCTGGCGTGTACCTCGGCGGCGGGTACGTCGTCACCTGCGCACATGTCGTTAGAAAT TACTCCTCAGCCAAGGTATCGCTATACGCGCGAGGAGTGAAAGAGACGGCGATAGTCCGCTACAAGACAGCTGATGATAAGGCCTATGACCTAGCCCTCCTGTTCTCTAATCCAGAGAACTGGACGCATCTTGTTCCGGCACATTTTAGCACCGAAACTATTAAGAAAG GCGAGCCAGTGCTAGCGGCCGGCTTCCCGTTCTTCAACGAGAACAATCTAGAAGACTTGCGCCCCACCGTGACCAGCGGGCACGCCAACAACGTGTCGCCCTCCATGATACAGACGTCGTGTTGCGTGCAGTCTGGCTTCAG CGGTGGCGCCATCTACCGCATAACTGCATCATCTCGCGTGGAGGTGCTCGGTATAATAGTGTGTAATGCCAAGACGGAGACGGGAGCTTGCTTCCCCTACATCAACATGGCGGTGCCGGCCTCGACCTTCGTGCATCTACTGCACACGTATATGCATGATAAAG ATGCTGACAAACTGAAATGCATAGAAAGCGACAAGGAAATTATTCAATCGCAGTGGCGACTCATGCCTTATCGGTCGAAGATTTAG
- the LOC105388628 gene encoding capping protein-inhibiting regulator of actin dynamics isoform X1, producing MARKQAVTIQDTVETNDEFERYLLDNRDKLICMEVYSEFCGYCLAAGNAVKKIKLEIGGDRVSMVKAVADNITSLVRFKDKSEPVFLFISGGKLTRAVFGANAIELCQVAEEELGIQAKELETGVPRAQPIREVHEMLPEEAEKMEADLQAEKEYLEEIERARLQTLYERKRRVNERLSSAVLTLNYILFWPHCHHAHYDLYEKWDTINVSVAGKETLQLTKDDLDEVFYQSDILPNEACIHALLDGEAMVVLFKMPDGDDRDFVQVMRKALYEDTPARKDDVSLDKQPPPVPAYERYATVSKSKREVRRDRYNEKMRKLQEEKEERERLAAERARLAKQAEDDRIAEEKRRKEEERFARIQAGLPADPEPEEPPPTEGADAGEAEKKEGEEDKKEGEGEKKEGEEEKKEEEGDKKEGEGDKKEGEEDKKEGEENKKAGEVNKQEGDDSKKDADDATNTEATVTDTEGRSERTETTAGTESVAATDVTEGTEPTTVATETTAAPSEGEQPQPNPEDPEPEPLEEILQEFHSDVSIEGEEYIPPPGLFIPGLYTPGNHLARANGLAFFYPKYISRIAPIESEKLPPHVLVMFPVERRAELQDLLETYKDEILNIGVFAVENDLSQAEHVAYSIRQYNKMDRPMKHKERVALMVSAARSLPLLQLGARGPVYLSGDASAGERDCLRMFPVGYGDGFVDEEADEVEITAPPPPSAPESEPGTEALPPLSAPESEPGTEAPPPLSAPESEPGTEMVAETVPSRKSSKEDKDATKLEDAPKTEDEKGAELPGEVAKTEGEPKPEQPLDDIKVEDTTIQDKVKSADKIVEKKPSLDNKPDVTNDEKVVDEKTEGEKPVVAEDTTVIEKVKVEEDQKIEEKVSIDKNMGDTKIDDADKKHEEKKVEDAVIEEGPKGDEAKPERKKYKGRHVKIFK from the exons ATGGCTCGCAAACAGGCAGTCACGATACAAGACACGGTGGAGACGAATGACGAATTCGAGCGTTATTTATTGGACAATAGAGACAAACTCATTT gtatgGAGGTGTACTCTGAGTTTTGTGGCTACTGCCTAGCCGCCGGGAACGCCGTCAAGAAGATTAAACTGGAAATTGGAGGAGACAGAGTATCTATGGTGAAG GCTGTTGCAGATAACATAACTTCCCTGGTGAGATTCAAGGATAAAAGTGAaccagtatttttatttatttct GGCGGCAAACTGACGCGGGCAGTGTTCGGCGCGAACGCCATAGAACTTTGCCAAGTGGCTGAAGAAGAGCTGGGGATCCAAGCGAAGGAGCTCGAAACAGGGGTGCCGCGCGCGCAACCTATCCGGGAAGTGCATGAGATGCTGCCTGAGGAGGCT GAGAAGATGGAAGCAGATCTTCAAGCAGAGAAGGAGTACCTAGAAGAGATAGAGCGAGCCAGGCTCCAAACTTTGTACGAACGCAAGCGAAGAGTTAACGAGCGTCTCTCCAGCGCTGTGCTTACACTCAACTACATTCTGTTCTGGCCGCATTGCCACCATGCCCACTACGATCTGTATGAGAAGTGGGATACCATTA ACGTATCAGTGGCTGGCAAGGAAACCCTCCAACTGACAAAAGACGATCTGGACGAAGTGTTCTACCAAAGCGACATCCTGCCCAACGAGGCGTGTATCCATGCCCTGTTGGACGGGGAGGCCATGGTGGTGCTGTTCAAGATGCCTGATGGAGATGACAGGGACTTTGTGC AGGTCATGCGTAAGGCCCTGTACGAAGACACACCAGCCCGCAAAGACGACGTGTCATTGGACAAGCAGCCGCCGCCCGTGCCGGCGTACGAGCGATACGCCACCGTCAGCAAGAGCAAGCGAGAGGTCCGGCGAGACAGGTATAATGAGAAGATGAGGAAGCTG CAAGAAGAGAAAGAGGAGCGCGAACGCCTGGCCGCGGAGCGCGCGCGCCTTGCCAAGCAAGCTGAGGATGACCGTATCGCCGAGGAGAAGAGGAGGAAGGAAGAGGAACGCTTCGCCAGGATACAGGCTGGG CTACCGGCGGACCCGGAACCAGAAGAGCCGCCTCCTACAGAAGGTGCAGATGCTGGGGAGGCAGAAAAGAAGGAAGGAGAAGAAGACAAGAAGGAAGGAGAAGGAGAAAAGAAAGAAGGAGAAGAAGAAAAGAAGGAAGAAGAAGGAGACAAGAAGGAAGGAGAAGGAGACAAGAAGGAAGGAGAAGAAGACAAGAAGGAAGGAGAagaaaacaagaaggcgggAGAAGTAAACAAGCAGGAGGGAGATGATAGCAAGAAGGACGCAGACGATGCCACTAATACGGAAGCCACTGTTACCG ATACAGAAGGTCGTAGTGAGCGGACTGAGACCACGGCTGGCACAGAGTCAGTGGCGGCTACCGACGTCACTGAGGGCACAGAACCGACGACCGTCGCCACTGAAACTACTGCTGCg CCATCAGAAGGCGAGCAACCCCAGCCGAATCCTGAGGATCCAGAACCAGAACCACTAGAGGAGATACTCCAGGAGTTCCACTCGGACGTGTCCATAGAGGGTGAGGAGTACATCCCGCCTCCCGGCCTGTTCATACCGGGGCTCTACACGCCGGGCAATCACCTGGCTAGGGCCAATGGGTTGGCGTTCTTCTATCCTAAG TACATCTCACGCATAGCGCCCATAGAGTCGGAGAAGCTGCCGCCGCACGTGCTGGTGATGTTCCCGGTGGAGCGCCGCGCCGAGCTGCAGGACCTATTAGAGACGTATAAGGACGAGATACTTAAT ATTGGAGTGTTCGCGGTGGAGAACGACCTGTCGCAGGCGGAGCACGTGGCCTACTCAATCCGGCAGTACAACAAGATGGACCGGCCCATGAAACA CAAGGAGCGCGTGGCGCTGATGGTATCAGCAGCGCGCAGCCTGCCGCTGCTGCAGCTGGGCGCGCGCGGCCCGGTCTACCTCAGCGGCGACGCGAGCGCCGGCGAGCGGGACTGTCTGCGCATGTTCCCTGTCGGCTATGGGGATGGATTTGTGGATGAGGAGGCGGATGAGGTGGAGATCACG GCGCCACCACCGCCCTCGGCTCCGGAATCTGAACCTGGGACTgag GCGCTGCCACCGCTCTCGGCTCCGGAATCCGAGCCTGGGACTGAG GCGCCACCACCGCTCTCAGCTCCGGAATCCGAACCTGGGACTgag ATGGTGGCTGAAACAGTTCCGTCACGAAAGAGCAGCAAAGAAGATAAAGATGCTACTAAGTTAGAAGACGCTCCGAAAACCGAAGATGAAAAAGGAGCTGAATTACCTGGTGAAGTAGCGAAGACTGAAGGTGAACCCAAACCGGAACAACCTCTCGATGACATAAAAGTAGAGGATACAACTATACAAGATAAAGTTAAATCGGCAGataaaattgttgaaaagAAACCCTCTCTAGATAACAAGCCAGATGTAACTAATGATGAAAAGGTTGTTGACGAAAAAACAGAAGGTGAAAAACCAGTCGTAGCAGAAGATACAACAGTAATAGAAAAAGTAAAGGTGgaggaagatcagaaaatagaGGAAAAGGTATCCATCGATAAAAATATGGGTGATACGAAGATAGATGATGCTGACAAGAAACATGAGGAGAAAAAAGTCGAAGATGCTGTAATAGAAGAAGGTCCAAAAGGCGATGAAGCTAAACCTgaaaggaaaaaatataaaggtcGACACGTCAAGATTTTTAAGTAG
- the LOC105388628 gene encoding neurofilament medium polypeptide isoform X3 produces MARKQAVTIQDTVETNDEFERYLLDNRDKLICMEVYSEFCGYCLAAGNAVKKIKLEIGGDRVSMVKAVADNITSLVRFKDKSEPVFLFISGGKLTRAVFGANAIELCQVAEEELGIQAKELETGVPRAQPIREVHEMLPEEAEKMEADLQAEKEYLEEIERARLQTLYERKRRVNERLSSAVLTLNYILFWPHCHHAHYDLYEKWDTINVSVAGKETLQLTKDDLDEVFYQSDILPNEACIHALLDGEAMVVLFKMPDGDDRDFVQVMRKALYEDTPARKDDVSLDKQPPPVPAYERYATVSKSKREVRRDRYNEKMRKLQEEKEERERLAAERARLAKQAEDDRIAEEKRRKEEERFARIQAGLPADPEPEEPPPTEGADAGEAEKKEGEEDKKEGEGEKKEGEEEKKEEEGDKKEGEGDKKEGEEDKKEGEENKKAGEVNKQEGDDSKKDADDATNTEATVTDTEGRSERTETTAGTESVAATDVTEGTEPTTVATETTAAPSEGEQPQPNPEDPEPEPLEEILQEFHSDVSIEGEEYIPPPGLFIPGLYTPGNHLARANGLAFFYPKYISRIAPIESEKLPPHVLVMFPVERRAELQDLLETYKDEILNIGVFAVENDLSQAEHVAYSIRQYNKMDRPMKHKERVALMVSAARSLPLLQLGARGPVYLSGDASAGERDCLRMFPVGYGDGFVDEEADEVEITAPPPPSAPESEPGTEALPPLSAPESEPGTEMVAETVPSRKSSKEDKDATKLEDAPKTEDEKGAELPGEVAKTEGEPKPEQPLDDIKVEDTTIQDKVKSADKIVEKKPSLDNKPDVTNDEKVVDEKTEGEKPVVAEDTTVIEKVKVEEDQKIEEKVSIDKNMGDTKIDDADKKHEEKKVEDAVIEEGPKGDEAKPERKKYKGRHVKIFK; encoded by the exons ATGGCTCGCAAACAGGCAGTCACGATACAAGACACGGTGGAGACGAATGACGAATTCGAGCGTTATTTATTGGACAATAGAGACAAACTCATTT gtatgGAGGTGTACTCTGAGTTTTGTGGCTACTGCCTAGCCGCCGGGAACGCCGTCAAGAAGATTAAACTGGAAATTGGAGGAGACAGAGTATCTATGGTGAAG GCTGTTGCAGATAACATAACTTCCCTGGTGAGATTCAAGGATAAAAGTGAaccagtatttttatttatttct GGCGGCAAACTGACGCGGGCAGTGTTCGGCGCGAACGCCATAGAACTTTGCCAAGTGGCTGAAGAAGAGCTGGGGATCCAAGCGAAGGAGCTCGAAACAGGGGTGCCGCGCGCGCAACCTATCCGGGAAGTGCATGAGATGCTGCCTGAGGAGGCT GAGAAGATGGAAGCAGATCTTCAAGCAGAGAAGGAGTACCTAGAAGAGATAGAGCGAGCCAGGCTCCAAACTTTGTACGAACGCAAGCGAAGAGTTAACGAGCGTCTCTCCAGCGCTGTGCTTACACTCAACTACATTCTGTTCTGGCCGCATTGCCACCATGCCCACTACGATCTGTATGAGAAGTGGGATACCATTA ACGTATCAGTGGCTGGCAAGGAAACCCTCCAACTGACAAAAGACGATCTGGACGAAGTGTTCTACCAAAGCGACATCCTGCCCAACGAGGCGTGTATCCATGCCCTGTTGGACGGGGAGGCCATGGTGGTGCTGTTCAAGATGCCTGATGGAGATGACAGGGACTTTGTGC AGGTCATGCGTAAGGCCCTGTACGAAGACACACCAGCCCGCAAAGACGACGTGTCATTGGACAAGCAGCCGCCGCCCGTGCCGGCGTACGAGCGATACGCCACCGTCAGCAAGAGCAAGCGAGAGGTCCGGCGAGACAGGTATAATGAGAAGATGAGGAAGCTG CAAGAAGAGAAAGAGGAGCGCGAACGCCTGGCCGCGGAGCGCGCGCGCCTTGCCAAGCAAGCTGAGGATGACCGTATCGCCGAGGAGAAGAGGAGGAAGGAAGAGGAACGCTTCGCCAGGATACAGGCTGGG CTACCGGCGGACCCGGAACCAGAAGAGCCGCCTCCTACAGAAGGTGCAGATGCTGGGGAGGCAGAAAAGAAGGAAGGAGAAGAAGACAAGAAGGAAGGAGAAGGAGAAAAGAAAGAAGGAGAAGAAGAAAAGAAGGAAGAAGAAGGAGACAAGAAGGAAGGAGAAGGAGACAAGAAGGAAGGAGAAGAAGACAAGAAGGAAGGAGAagaaaacaagaaggcgggAGAAGTAAACAAGCAGGAGGGAGATGATAGCAAGAAGGACGCAGACGATGCCACTAATACGGAAGCCACTGTTACCG ATACAGAAGGTCGTAGTGAGCGGACTGAGACCACGGCTGGCACAGAGTCAGTGGCGGCTACCGACGTCACTGAGGGCACAGAACCGACGACCGTCGCCACTGAAACTACTGCTGCg CCATCAGAAGGCGAGCAACCCCAGCCGAATCCTGAGGATCCAGAACCAGAACCACTAGAGGAGATACTCCAGGAGTTCCACTCGGACGTGTCCATAGAGGGTGAGGAGTACATCCCGCCTCCCGGCCTGTTCATACCGGGGCTCTACACGCCGGGCAATCACCTGGCTAGGGCCAATGGGTTGGCGTTCTTCTATCCTAAG TACATCTCACGCATAGCGCCCATAGAGTCGGAGAAGCTGCCGCCGCACGTGCTGGTGATGTTCCCGGTGGAGCGCCGCGCCGAGCTGCAGGACCTATTAGAGACGTATAAGGACGAGATACTTAAT ATTGGAGTGTTCGCGGTGGAGAACGACCTGTCGCAGGCGGAGCACGTGGCCTACTCAATCCGGCAGTACAACAAGATGGACCGGCCCATGAAACA CAAGGAGCGCGTGGCGCTGATGGTATCAGCAGCGCGCAGCCTGCCGCTGCTGCAGCTGGGCGCGCGCGGCCCGGTCTACCTCAGCGGCGACGCGAGCGCCGGCGAGCGGGACTGTCTGCGCATGTTCCCTGTCGGCTATGGGGATGGATTTGTGGATGAGGAGGCGGATGAGGTGGAGATCACG GCGCCACCACCGCCCTCGGCTCCGGAATCTGAACCTGGGACTgag GCGCTGCCACCGCTCTCGGCTCCGGAATCCGAGCCTGGGACTGAG ATGGTGGCTGAAACAGTTCCGTCACGAAAGAGCAGCAAAGAAGATAAAGATGCTACTAAGTTAGAAGACGCTCCGAAAACCGAAGATGAAAAAGGAGCTGAATTACCTGGTGAAGTAGCGAAGACTGAAGGTGAACCCAAACCGGAACAACCTCTCGATGACATAAAAGTAGAGGATACAACTATACAAGATAAAGTTAAATCGGCAGataaaattgttgaaaagAAACCCTCTCTAGATAACAAGCCAGATGTAACTAATGATGAAAAGGTTGTTGACGAAAAAACAGAAGGTGAAAAACCAGTCGTAGCAGAAGATACAACAGTAATAGAAAAAGTAAAGGTGgaggaagatcagaaaatagaGGAAAAGGTATCCATCGATAAAAATATGGGTGATACGAAGATAGATGATGCTGACAAGAAACATGAGGAGAAAAAAGTCGAAGATGCTGTAATAGAAGAAGGTCCAAAAGGCGATGAAGCTAAACCTgaaaggaaaaaatataaaggtcGACACGTCAAGATTTTTAAGTAG
- the LOC105388628 gene encoding neurofilament medium polypeptide isoform X2, which yields MARKQAVTIQDTVETNDEFERYLLDNRDKLICMEVYSEFCGYCLAAGNAVKKIKLEIGGDRVSMVKAVADNITSLVRFKDKSEPVFLFISGGKLTRAVFGANAIELCQVAEEELGIQAKELETGVPRAQPIREVHEMLPEEAEKMEADLQAEKEYLEEIERARLQTLYERKRRVNERLSSAVLTLNYILFWPHCHHAHYDLYEKWDTINVSVAGKETLQLTKDDLDEVFYQSDILPNEACIHALLDGEAMVVLFKMPDGDDRDFVQVMRKALYEDTPARKDDVSLDKQPPPVPAYERYATVSKSKREVRRDRYNEKMRKLQEEKEERERLAAERARLAKQAEDDRIAEEKRRKEEERFARIQAGLPADPEPEEPPPTEGADAGEAEKKEGEEDKKEGEGEKKEGEEEKKEEEGDKKEGEGDKKEGEEDKKEGEENKKAGEVNKQEGDDSKKDADDATNTEATVTDTEGRSERTETTAGTESVAATDVTEGTEPTTVATETTAAPSEGEQPQPNPEDPEPEPLEEILQEFHSDVSIEGEEYIPPPGLFIPGLYTPGNHLARANGLAFFYPKYISRIAPIESEKLPPHVLVMFPVERRAELQDLLETYKDEILNIGVFAVENDLSQAEHVAYSIRQYNKMDRPMKHKERVALMVSAARSLPLLQLGARGPVYLSGDASAGERDCLRMFPVGYGDGFVDEEADEVEITAPPPPSAPESEPGTEAPPPLSAPESEPGTEMVAETVPSRKSSKEDKDATKLEDAPKTEDEKGAELPGEVAKTEGEPKPEQPLDDIKVEDTTIQDKVKSADKIVEKKPSLDNKPDVTNDEKVVDEKTEGEKPVVAEDTTVIEKVKVEEDQKIEEKVSIDKNMGDTKIDDADKKHEEKKVEDAVIEEGPKGDEAKPERKKYKGRHVKIFK from the exons ATGGCTCGCAAACAGGCAGTCACGATACAAGACACGGTGGAGACGAATGACGAATTCGAGCGTTATTTATTGGACAATAGAGACAAACTCATTT gtatgGAGGTGTACTCTGAGTTTTGTGGCTACTGCCTAGCCGCCGGGAACGCCGTCAAGAAGATTAAACTGGAAATTGGAGGAGACAGAGTATCTATGGTGAAG GCTGTTGCAGATAACATAACTTCCCTGGTGAGATTCAAGGATAAAAGTGAaccagtatttttatttatttct GGCGGCAAACTGACGCGGGCAGTGTTCGGCGCGAACGCCATAGAACTTTGCCAAGTGGCTGAAGAAGAGCTGGGGATCCAAGCGAAGGAGCTCGAAACAGGGGTGCCGCGCGCGCAACCTATCCGGGAAGTGCATGAGATGCTGCCTGAGGAGGCT GAGAAGATGGAAGCAGATCTTCAAGCAGAGAAGGAGTACCTAGAAGAGATAGAGCGAGCCAGGCTCCAAACTTTGTACGAACGCAAGCGAAGAGTTAACGAGCGTCTCTCCAGCGCTGTGCTTACACTCAACTACATTCTGTTCTGGCCGCATTGCCACCATGCCCACTACGATCTGTATGAGAAGTGGGATACCATTA ACGTATCAGTGGCTGGCAAGGAAACCCTCCAACTGACAAAAGACGATCTGGACGAAGTGTTCTACCAAAGCGACATCCTGCCCAACGAGGCGTGTATCCATGCCCTGTTGGACGGGGAGGCCATGGTGGTGCTGTTCAAGATGCCTGATGGAGATGACAGGGACTTTGTGC AGGTCATGCGTAAGGCCCTGTACGAAGACACACCAGCCCGCAAAGACGACGTGTCATTGGACAAGCAGCCGCCGCCCGTGCCGGCGTACGAGCGATACGCCACCGTCAGCAAGAGCAAGCGAGAGGTCCGGCGAGACAGGTATAATGAGAAGATGAGGAAGCTG CAAGAAGAGAAAGAGGAGCGCGAACGCCTGGCCGCGGAGCGCGCGCGCCTTGCCAAGCAAGCTGAGGATGACCGTATCGCCGAGGAGAAGAGGAGGAAGGAAGAGGAACGCTTCGCCAGGATACAGGCTGGG CTACCGGCGGACCCGGAACCAGAAGAGCCGCCTCCTACAGAAGGTGCAGATGCTGGGGAGGCAGAAAAGAAGGAAGGAGAAGAAGACAAGAAGGAAGGAGAAGGAGAAAAGAAAGAAGGAGAAGAAGAAAAGAAGGAAGAAGAAGGAGACAAGAAGGAAGGAGAAGGAGACAAGAAGGAAGGAGAAGAAGACAAGAAGGAAGGAGAagaaaacaagaaggcgggAGAAGTAAACAAGCAGGAGGGAGATGATAGCAAGAAGGACGCAGACGATGCCACTAATACGGAAGCCACTGTTACCG ATACAGAAGGTCGTAGTGAGCGGACTGAGACCACGGCTGGCACAGAGTCAGTGGCGGCTACCGACGTCACTGAGGGCACAGAACCGACGACCGTCGCCACTGAAACTACTGCTGCg CCATCAGAAGGCGAGCAACCCCAGCCGAATCCTGAGGATCCAGAACCAGAACCACTAGAGGAGATACTCCAGGAGTTCCACTCGGACGTGTCCATAGAGGGTGAGGAGTACATCCCGCCTCCCGGCCTGTTCATACCGGGGCTCTACACGCCGGGCAATCACCTGGCTAGGGCCAATGGGTTGGCGTTCTTCTATCCTAAG TACATCTCACGCATAGCGCCCATAGAGTCGGAGAAGCTGCCGCCGCACGTGCTGGTGATGTTCCCGGTGGAGCGCCGCGCCGAGCTGCAGGACCTATTAGAGACGTATAAGGACGAGATACTTAAT ATTGGAGTGTTCGCGGTGGAGAACGACCTGTCGCAGGCGGAGCACGTGGCCTACTCAATCCGGCAGTACAACAAGATGGACCGGCCCATGAAACA CAAGGAGCGCGTGGCGCTGATGGTATCAGCAGCGCGCAGCCTGCCGCTGCTGCAGCTGGGCGCGCGCGGCCCGGTCTACCTCAGCGGCGACGCGAGCGCCGGCGAGCGGGACTGTCTGCGCATGTTCCCTGTCGGCTATGGGGATGGATTTGTGGATGAGGAGGCGGATGAGGTGGAGATCACG GCGCCACCACCGCCCTCGGCTCCGGAATCTGAACCTGGGACTgag GCGCCACCACCGCTCTCAGCTCCGGAATCCGAACCTGGGACTgag ATGGTGGCTGAAACAGTTCCGTCACGAAAGAGCAGCAAAGAAGATAAAGATGCTACTAAGTTAGAAGACGCTCCGAAAACCGAAGATGAAAAAGGAGCTGAATTACCTGGTGAAGTAGCGAAGACTGAAGGTGAACCCAAACCGGAACAACCTCTCGATGACATAAAAGTAGAGGATACAACTATACAAGATAAAGTTAAATCGGCAGataaaattgttgaaaagAAACCCTCTCTAGATAACAAGCCAGATGTAACTAATGATGAAAAGGTTGTTGACGAAAAAACAGAAGGTGAAAAACCAGTCGTAGCAGAAGATACAACAGTAATAGAAAAAGTAAAGGTGgaggaagatcagaaaatagaGGAAAAGGTATCCATCGATAAAAATATGGGTGATACGAAGATAGATGATGCTGACAAGAAACATGAGGAGAAAAAAGTCGAAGATGCTGTAATAGAAGAAGGTCCAAAAGGCGATGAAGCTAAACCTgaaaggaaaaaatataaaggtcGACACGTCAAGATTTTTAAGTAG